A stretch of Pangasianodon hypophthalmus isolate fPanHyp1 chromosome 9, fPanHyp1.pri, whole genome shotgun sequence DNA encodes these proteins:
- the gcc1 gene encoding GRIP and coiled-coil domain-containing protein 1: MEKFGMSFGGGLSKKELLETIESQKKQLIQYQTRFKDIVQAYKSLLKEKEALEASLKVLTVSAQCPAPTEHAEDHGSLHSEDSLDAAESGVESVVTSSSTQSDAADEDQVGNGEGNSVVLQSEKSELGNGVTSSSTANAEQTVASTNAESDRRVNQLKSQLSTLTMSLATVMQEKSRMEASFQADKRKMKQELEEARETVEEERKQHQFELQALQEQLAESRARVIMQQHQHDQEQHDHGHMLRELQKLLQEERSLRQDAELKLEDARKTFAETMQSKDRGLDYEERLKQVTQECETLRMSLQALEAERSKPEQRVAELQQETADLKAHFNQQLQQEIRKVAQAEACLQEQAQLEEQRVASLEERVSELSGLLGACEKARQKDQQNAQRLREHILQLDAENKALAIAASTTSTTSSDFGIDEMNLDVTTLKDKLEKVKKLLQLVAQKSPEKSLEIEKIMEGAGGQDAEKASVQYYQQELRQLKEEFERYKVRAQVVLKNKNGKDSAQTKELEEARDQLAELKEKYINLRVQSDEAKGIHKQEIKEHQQALTALHQAHKQDLEKLEAQHRENFLHLEEELHKQRERTMALLKEKDLELEKLRAETSQGQIVSDSAAERDVKGDFDFESGSSVHEECEMISHTLKLASPPKNNLLLYAEQLARNEVEISALRKQKHQLEEGLHQLQGKLFANEERHKEEVDELQAQLDKRTRDQSRDGANLEYLKNVIYRFLTLQDSKGRQQTLMAILTILHFSPQERQAVMKQQVQSWWTPRKR, from the exons ATGGAGAAATTTGGCATGAGCTTCGGCGGAGGTCTGAGCAAAAAAGAACTGCTTGAAACTATTGAGAGTCAGAAGAAGCAGCTCATCCAGTACCAGACCCGCTTCAAAGACATCGTTCAGGCTTATAAGAGTCTACTGAAGGAGAAGGAGGCGTTGGAAGCTAGCTTGAAAGTGCTGACTGTGTCTGCACAGTGCCCAGCGCCCACCGAACATGCCGAAGACCATGGTTCGCTTCACAGTGAAGACAGCCTGGACGCTGCTGAATCAGGTGTGGAAAGTGTTGTGACTAGCAGCAGCACtcagagtgatgcagcagatGAAGATCAGGTCGGTAATGGAGAAGGTAACTCAGTGGTTCTGCAGTCAGAGAAGAGTGAACTGGGGAATGGTGTCACTTCTAGCAGCACTGCAAATGCGGAGCAAACTGTAGCCTCAACAAATGCAGAATCAGACCGCCGGGTGAACCAACTAAAGTCTCAGTTATCTACTTTGACCATGTCCCTGGCCACGGTTATGCAGGAAAAATCTCGGATGGAAGCCTCTTTTCAAGCAGATAAGCGTAAGATGAAGCAGGAGTTGGAGGAGGCACGGGAAACAGTAGAGGAGGAGCGTAAGCAGCACCAGTTTGAACTCCAGGCTCTACAGGAACAGCTAGCAGAGAGCAGAGCACGTGTGATTATGCAGCAACACCAGCATGATCAAGAACAGCATGACCATGGCCACATGCTTCGTGAACTCCAGAAACTCCTCCAGGAGGAGAGGAGCCTTCGGCAGGATGCTGAACTTAAGTTGGAGGATGCCAGGAAAACCTTTGCAGAAACCATGCAAAGCAAAGACCGGGGATTAGATTATGAAGAGCGGCTGAAGCAGGTTACACAGGAGTGTGAAACATTGAGAATGAGCCTGCAGGCCCTGGAGGCTGAGAGAAGCAAGCCCGAGCAGCGGGTGGCAGAACTGCAGCAAGAGACTGCTGATCTAAAAGCACACTTTAACCAACAGCTTCAACAGGAGATTAGAAAG GTTGCTCAGGCAGAAGCCTGCTTGCAGGAGCAGGCACAGCTGGAGGAGCAGCGAGTGGCAAGTCTAGAGGAGCGGGTTTCTGAGCTGTCAGGGCTGTTAGGTGCCTGTGAGAAGGCCAGGCAGAAGGACCAGCAGAATGCTCAGAGGCTACGTGAGCATATCCTCCAGCTGGACGCAGAGAACAAGGCCCTAGCTATTGCGGCCAGCACTACCAGCACCACCTCGTCTGACTTTGGCATTGATGAAATGAATCTGGATGTGACCACACTGAAGGACAAGCTGGAGAAGGTGAAGAAGCTGTTGCAGCTTGTTGCACAGAAATCTCCAGAAAAAAGTTTGGAAATTGAGAAAATAATGGAGGGAGCAGGAGGACAGGATGCGGAGAAGGCTTCAGTGCAGTACTATCAGCAAGAGCTTCGGCAACTAAAGGAGGAGTTTGAACGCTACAAAGTGCGAGCACAGGTGGTCCTAAAGAATAAGAATGGCAAAGACAGCGCCCAGACCAAGGAGCTTGAGGAAGCTCGGGACCAGCTGGCCGAACTGAAAGAAAAGTACATCAACCTGCGTGTCCAATCAGACGAGGCCAAGGGGATACACAAACAGGAGATTAAGGAGCATCAACAAGCACTGACGGCCCTTCATCAGGCTCATAAGCAAGACCTGGAGAAGCTAGAGGCTCAGCACAGAGAGAACTTCTTGCACCTTGAGGAAGAGCTGCACAAGCAGAGGGAGCGCACCATGGCGTTACTCAAAGAGAAGGACCTTGAACTAGAAAAACTTCGAGCCGAAACCAGTCAAGGACAGATTGTAAGTGATAGTGCAGCAGAGAGAGACGTTAAAGGGGACTTTGATTTCGAAAGTGGCAGTTCTGTGCATGAAGAATGCGAGATGATTTCTCACACGCTGAAGCTAGCCAGCCCCCCAAAAAACAATTTGCTGCTGTATGCTGAACAGCTGGCTCGAAATGAGGTGGAAATTTCTGCTCTGCGCAAGCAGAAGCATCAGCTGGAAGAAGGCTTGCATCAACTACAGGGAAAATTGTTTGCTAATGAAGAGAGGCACAAGGAGGAGGTGGATGAGTTGCAGGCACAGCTGGACAAGAGGACACGTGACCAGAGCAGAGACGGTGCTAATTTAGAATACCTCAAGAATGTCATCTATAGATTCCTCACACTACAAGACTCAAAAGGACGCCAGCAGACGCTCATGGCCATCCTGACCATCTTACACTTCAGCCCTCAAGAAAGGCAGGCTGTCATGAAGCAGCAAGTGCAGAGCTGGTGGACACCCAGGAAGAGATGA